In a single window of the Papaver somniferum cultivar HN1 chromosome 8, ASM357369v1, whole genome shotgun sequence genome:
- the LOC113306120 gene encoding uncharacterized protein LOC113306120: MEDLRILNYFKVKHRSCKVSSPIEVRWCPPNQDEIMTCCGGASLGYLGPTGAGVTFRDANAAVFGVLCVGLGLQTNFYAEVCAVMYDAMLAKRWNFRNICVQSDSMSCIQTFQNEGLPWQLSQKWRLARNFYSNIRYIHKYREVNFSADASAKQAYLLDEDIFEFYEGRPISMLSVEWPGEVYFRFK, translated from the coding sequence ATGGAGGATTTACGCATCTTGAATTATTTCAAAGTGAAGCATAGATCGTGCAAAGTTTCTTCTCCAATTGAGGTAAGGTGGTGTCCTCCTAACCAAGATGAAATCATGACTTGTTGTGGTGGTGCATCCCTTGGGTATCTAGGCCCGACTGGTGCTGGCGTTACATTTCGTGATGCAAATGCAGCTGTTTTTGGAGTTCTCTGCGTTGGCCTGGGATTGCAGACAAACTTTTATGCGGAAGTGTGCGCAGTTATGTATGATGCTATGTTGGCCAAAAGGTGGAATTTTAGGAACATCTGCGTGCAatctgattcgatgagttgcattcaaACTTTTCAAAATGAGGGTTTACCTTGGCAATTAAGTCAGAAGTGGAGATTGGCGAGGAATTTCTACTCAAATATTCGCTACATTCATAAATATAGGGAAGTTAATTTTTCTGCAGATGCTTCGGCTAAGCAAGCCTATTTGCTAGATGAGGacatttttgagttttatgaggggAGGCCAATTTCTATGCTTTCTGTAGAATGGCCGGGTgaggtttattttcgttttaaatag